Proteins encoded together in one Glandiceps talaboti chromosome 11, keGlaTala1.1, whole genome shotgun sequence window:
- the LOC144442340 gene encoding uncharacterized protein LOC144442340 isoform X2 codes for MECSPEDSYNDLKRMKALCYGHIRKAELEICEDADDLIALLREQRGLDEKNPDVLLELLGSIERKDLVVQVENFSKHGGCVELGENIPEIKRISDHLKVFYKTDMPCYQNLPQLRSASVVKLQDMDFHFTTQGRGSKEWMCHSGQRLNLQQVVNKLESRRFTRLLIEGEAGCGKTVFTRRLAYDWATHETNLGYDVLFLLDAKHFRENRGCSLADVLHSSLSIQYRRKITPDQLWNYVEACEDRVMIVIDGIGELDVRDVDDERLVDLLTKQELYGTTVVATCRPSLFYGKLPHLETYSLCGFTCQEIFLYISRYLEERNPNNTICGCQCKMKREIYSLSQYLCPDLRCNPFYLMIICCILLESEFRSGCHVLDLYHAIVNVSSQKCCFRGEITEWPRDFVNGPLLGLQELAACRIKKQGKLLKDEKVKKRNIALKLEFLVRRVRLQRGILNVSVGWEFSHQIFRNFFLAEKVAKDVLSGKCDQKLMKYFVKHDPEMCILLATKLGEKSEPIFEAFCKALLSFQRKNESEPYSEALLLCLQSLYESGCGDKFAELVSPGFPSEIVFPESKVNCSNEFWYLRALRGLECVLRYQKKITSIGSVVAKPTIKGHPPLLAKLTMPINIETTGHIENIMKIKPGALRKIYVDCYFKQSGIFPIRNNCNRCGNDTILPSRLIKDRLGLFCKQATCIMTYVMLHVPSNMLAPYHRVLTDLKLNSPETVVFRVGQENASLPLRRIRSLENPKSQIRPKSQSFLSEKIYGTEQFIR; via the exons ATGGAGTGTTCGCCAGAAGACAGTTACA ATGATCTGAAGAGAATGAAAGCGTTGTGTTATGGTCATATCAGAAAAGCGGAACTGGAAATATGTGAAGATGCAGACGATTTAATTGCATTATTAAGAGAACAAAGAGGACTAGATGAGAAGAATCCAGATGTACTTCTAGAACTGCTAGGTTCCATAGAGAGAAAAGACCTAGTTGTACAAGTCGAGAACTTTTCTAAACATGGAGGATGTGTTGAACTCGG AGAAAATATTCCTGAAATAAAGAGGATCTCGGACCACCTAAAGGTATTTTACAAGACCGACATGCCTTGCTATCAAAACCTACCCCAGCTCCGGTCTGCATCGGTAGTGAAACTACAGGATATGGACTTTCACTTTACTACCCAAGGTAGAGGTTCTAAAGAATGGATGTGCCACTCAGGTCAGAGGTTAAATCTACAACAGGTTGTAAATAAGTTAGAGTCGAGGAGGTTTACGAGATTACTTATTGAGGGAGAAGCAGGATGTGGGAAGACTGTATTTACTCGCAGGTTAGCCTATGATTGGGCGACACATGAAACCAACCTAGGCTACGACGTTTTATTTCTTCTGGATGCAAAACATTTCCGAGAGAACAGAGGTTGTAGTCTTGCTGACGTGTTGCACAGTAGTCTTTCAATTCAGTATCGACGTAAGATAACACCCGATCAACTCTGGAACTACGTGGAAGCGTGCGAGGACAGAGTTATGATCGTTATTGATGGTATCGGAGAACTAGATGTAAGAGACGTTGATGACGAACGTTTAGTAGATTTGTTGACGAAACAAGAACTGTATGGTACAACCGTAGTTGCTACTTGTCGACCCTCCTTGTTTTATGGCAAACTACCTCATTTGGAGACATACTCCTTATGTGGCTTTACTTGCCAGGAAATCTTCCTCTACATTTCCAGATACTTGGAAGAAAGAAATCCAAATAACACAATTTGTGGTTGTCAGTGTAAGATGAAACGAGAGATTTATTCCCTTAGCCAATATCTCTGTCCTGATTTGCGATGTAATCCATTTTATCTGATGataatttgttgtattttgttagaAAGCGAATTTCGTTCAGGCTGCCACGTTTTAGATTTATACCACGCTATAGTTAATGTAAGTTCACAGAAATGCTGTTTTAGAGGCGAGATCACTGAATGGCCACGCGATTTCGTAAATGGCCCTCTACTGGGTTTACAAGAGTTAGCTGCCTGTCGCATAAAAAAGCAAGGCAAGTTACTGAAAGATGAAAAAGTCAAAAAAAGAAACATAGCCCTGAAATTGGAGTTTTTAGTGAGGAGGGTTCGGTTGCAAAGGGGAATTTTGAATGTGTCTGTTGGATGGGAATTCAGTCACCAGATTTTTAGAAACTTTTTCCTAGCAGAAAAAGTAGCAAAAGATGTCTTGTCGGGCAAATGCGACCAAAAGTTAATGAAATATTTCGTAAAGCACGATCCTGAGATGTGTATTCTGTTAGCTACAAAGCTAGGGGAAAAGTCAGAACCGATATTCGAGGCGTTTTGTAAAGCGTTATTATCATTCCAACGTAAAAATGAGTCGGAACCTTATTCAGAGGCATTACTATTGTGTCTTCAATCATTGTATGAAAGCGGTTGCGGCGACAAATTTGCCGAATTAGTTTCCCCAGGGTTCCCCAGTGAAATTGTCTTTCCCGAAAGTAAAGTTAATTGCTCAAATGAGTTTTGGTATCTACGAGCATTGAGGGGTTTAGAATGCGTTCTTCGGTACCAAAAGAAAATTACCAGTATAGGCAGTGTAGTCGCAAAACCTACCATAAAAGGGCACCCACCACTTCTAGCAAAACTTACAATGCCGATAAACATCGAGACAACAGGCCATATTGAAaacataatgaaaataaaaccagGAGCTCTTCGAAAGATATACGTCGACTGTTACTTTAAGCAAAGTGGAATCTTTCCGATCAGAAATAACTGTAACAGGTGCGGGAATGACACAATATTGCCGAGTCGTTTGATCAAAGACAGACTTGGATTATTTTGCAAGCAGGCAACGTGTATCATGACCTACGTCATGCTACACGTACCTTCAAATATGCTTGCGCCATATCACAGAGTCTTAACAGACTTAAAATTGAACTCTCCCGAGACCGTTGTGTTTAGGGTTGGACAAGAAAATGCAAGCCTACCTTTGCGAAGGATACGCAGTTTGGAAAATCCGAAATCTCAAATAAGACCGAAAAGCCAAAGTTTTCTATCAGAAAAGATATACGGTACAGAGCAGTTTATCAGGTAG
- the LOC144442340 gene encoding uncharacterized protein LOC144442340 isoform X1 translates to MARLKRSLSNLFKGGRQVDKERKNLSIEISPFNQLLREISDRLGKDDLKRMKALCYGHIRKAELEICEDADDLIALLREQRGLDEKNPDVLLELLGSIERKDLVVQVENFSKHGGCVELGENIPEIKRISDHLKVFYKTDMPCYQNLPQLRSASVVKLQDMDFHFTTQGRGSKEWMCHSGQRLNLQQVVNKLESRRFTRLLIEGEAGCGKTVFTRRLAYDWATHETNLGYDVLFLLDAKHFRENRGCSLADVLHSSLSIQYRRKITPDQLWNYVEACEDRVMIVIDGIGELDVRDVDDERLVDLLTKQELYGTTVVATCRPSLFYGKLPHLETYSLCGFTCQEIFLYISRYLEERNPNNTICGCQCKMKREIYSLSQYLCPDLRCNPFYLMIICCILLESEFRSGCHVLDLYHAIVNVSSQKCCFRGEITEWPRDFVNGPLLGLQELAACRIKKQGKLLKDEKVKKRNIALKLEFLVRRVRLQRGILNVSVGWEFSHQIFRNFFLAEKVAKDVLSGKCDQKLMKYFVKHDPEMCILLATKLGEKSEPIFEAFCKALLSFQRKNESEPYSEALLLCLQSLYESGCGDKFAELVSPGFPSEIVFPESKVNCSNEFWYLRALRGLECVLRYQKKITSIGSVVAKPTIKGHPPLLAKLTMPINIETTGHIENIMKIKPGALRKIYVDCYFKQSGIFPIRNNCNRCGNDTILPSRLIKDRLGLFCKQATCIMTYVMLHVPSNMLAPYHRVLTDLKLNSPETVVFRVGQENASLPLRRIRSLENPKSQIRPKSQSFLSEKIYGTEQFIR, encoded by the exons ATGGCGCGTTTAAAGAGAAGTTTGTCAAACCTTTTTAAAGGTGGACGACAAGTTGATAAAGAAAGGAAGAATCTGTCCATTGAAATCAGTCCTTTCAATCAGTTGCTCAGAGAAATCAGCGATCGTCTTGGAAAAG ATGATCTGAAGAGAATGAAAGCGTTGTGTTATGGTCATATCAGAAAAGCGGAACTGGAAATATGTGAAGATGCAGACGATTTAATTGCATTATTAAGAGAACAAAGAGGACTAGATGAGAAGAATCCAGATGTACTTCTAGAACTGCTAGGTTCCATAGAGAGAAAAGACCTAGTTGTACAAGTCGAGAACTTTTCTAAACATGGAGGATGTGTTGAACTCGG AGAAAATATTCCTGAAATAAAGAGGATCTCGGACCACCTAAAGGTATTTTACAAGACCGACATGCCTTGCTATCAAAACCTACCCCAGCTCCGGTCTGCATCGGTAGTGAAACTACAGGATATGGACTTTCACTTTACTACCCAAGGTAGAGGTTCTAAAGAATGGATGTGCCACTCAGGTCAGAGGTTAAATCTACAACAGGTTGTAAATAAGTTAGAGTCGAGGAGGTTTACGAGATTACTTATTGAGGGAGAAGCAGGATGTGGGAAGACTGTATTTACTCGCAGGTTAGCCTATGATTGGGCGACACATGAAACCAACCTAGGCTACGACGTTTTATTTCTTCTGGATGCAAAACATTTCCGAGAGAACAGAGGTTGTAGTCTTGCTGACGTGTTGCACAGTAGTCTTTCAATTCAGTATCGACGTAAGATAACACCCGATCAACTCTGGAACTACGTGGAAGCGTGCGAGGACAGAGTTATGATCGTTATTGATGGTATCGGAGAACTAGATGTAAGAGACGTTGATGACGAACGTTTAGTAGATTTGTTGACGAAACAAGAACTGTATGGTACAACCGTAGTTGCTACTTGTCGACCCTCCTTGTTTTATGGCAAACTACCTCATTTGGAGACATACTCCTTATGTGGCTTTACTTGCCAGGAAATCTTCCTCTACATTTCCAGATACTTGGAAGAAAGAAATCCAAATAACACAATTTGTGGTTGTCAGTGTAAGATGAAACGAGAGATTTATTCCCTTAGCCAATATCTCTGTCCTGATTTGCGATGTAATCCATTTTATCTGATGataatttgttgtattttgttagaAAGCGAATTTCGTTCAGGCTGCCACGTTTTAGATTTATACCACGCTATAGTTAATGTAAGTTCACAGAAATGCTGTTTTAGAGGCGAGATCACTGAATGGCCACGCGATTTCGTAAATGGCCCTCTACTGGGTTTACAAGAGTTAGCTGCCTGTCGCATAAAAAAGCAAGGCAAGTTACTGAAAGATGAAAAAGTCAAAAAAAGAAACATAGCCCTGAAATTGGAGTTTTTAGTGAGGAGGGTTCGGTTGCAAAGGGGAATTTTGAATGTGTCTGTTGGATGGGAATTCAGTCACCAGATTTTTAGAAACTTTTTCCTAGCAGAAAAAGTAGCAAAAGATGTCTTGTCGGGCAAATGCGACCAAAAGTTAATGAAATATTTCGTAAAGCACGATCCTGAGATGTGTATTCTGTTAGCTACAAAGCTAGGGGAAAAGTCAGAACCGATATTCGAGGCGTTTTGTAAAGCGTTATTATCATTCCAACGTAAAAATGAGTCGGAACCTTATTCAGAGGCATTACTATTGTGTCTTCAATCATTGTATGAAAGCGGTTGCGGCGACAAATTTGCCGAATTAGTTTCCCCAGGGTTCCCCAGTGAAATTGTCTTTCCCGAAAGTAAAGTTAATTGCTCAAATGAGTTTTGGTATCTACGAGCATTGAGGGGTTTAGAATGCGTTCTTCGGTACCAAAAGAAAATTACCAGTATAGGCAGTGTAGTCGCAAAACCTACCATAAAAGGGCACCCACCACTTCTAGCAAAACTTACAATGCCGATAAACATCGAGACAACAGGCCATATTGAAaacataatgaaaataaaaccagGAGCTCTTCGAAAGATATACGTCGACTGTTACTTTAAGCAAAGTGGAATCTTTCCGATCAGAAATAACTGTAACAGGTGCGGGAATGACACAATATTGCCGAGTCGTTTGATCAAAGACAGACTTGGATTATTTTGCAAGCAGGCAACGTGTATCATGACCTACGTCATGCTACACGTACCTTCAAATATGCTTGCGCCATATCACAGAGTCTTAACAGACTTAAAATTGAACTCTCCCGAGACCGTTGTGTTTAGGGTTGGACAAGAAAATGCAAGCCTACCTTTGCGAAGGATACGCAGTTTGGAAAATCCGAAATCTCAAATAAGACCGAAAAGCCAAAGTTTTCTATCAGAAAAGATATACGGTACAGAGCAGTTTATCAGGTAG